TATCATCTGTGCCCCGCGAGTATAATCAAGGTCGGCAATTTCGCCAAGCGGTATTTGAACCCCGTTCATGGATGGAATAAGTATGCGCTTCATATCGTCAGGGTTGTCGCGCAGTTCGCGGGCATACCTAACGCGCATAGGAAAACGTTCGCGCCCCTCCACCGAGCTGCTCAGGGCCATTCCTCCTACAGCCACCTGAAGCACCTCCTGCACATCGCTCACGCTCATACCATATCGAGCCATGGCCTCGCGGTTCAACTTTATTTCGATGTAAGGCGCACCAACGGCTCTATCGTAGAATACCGATGAGGCCTTAACCGATGGGACATCTTTCAGCGCCTGCTCAAAGAGTAATCCGGCTTTCTCAATAGTCTCCAAGTCGGGCCCATACACTTTTAATCCCATGGGAGCCCTCATACCAGTGGAGAGCATCACCAAGCGCGCCTCAATGGGCTGTAGCTTGGGCGCCGAGGTTAGCCCTGGAATGTTCGTTACCTTCACTATCTCGTTCCAAATATCCAGCGGTTTTTTTATCGACGGCCGCCACTGGCGGAAATATTCACCGCTGCCATCGTGCAACAGGCTATCGGTCGGAATTACTCTAAACGACTCCTTGGTGGGGTTGTACTTTTCACCATTAATGAGCAGATAGCTTCCGTCTCTATCCACTTTAAAGCGCATCCTATGACCATTCTCATCCAGAATATATTCGGGACGGTAATTAATGGTATTCTCAAACATCTGAACAGGTGCCGGGTCGAGGGCAGAGTTTACACGGCCCCACTTACCCACAGCCACAGCCACCTCTGGAATATTAGCCAAACGCTTATCGAGTATTTCGATATACTCAAGATTCTTTTCGATGCTGGTATGGGGCATGCTGGTGGGCATAAGCAGGAATGAACCTTCGTTGAGCGAGGGCATAAACTCCTTACCTGTGCCGGGGAATGTGCTAACGGCACCTTGCCAAGCGGAAGTCTGTCGGAAAGTTTTCCACCCCGCCTTTTCGGCTCCGGTTGCTACAAACCCAAATATTCTATCGAATCCTTGCCAAACCATTACTCCAAAAAAGAGGGTGAAGGCCGGAAGCAGGAGAAATTTCCATTTGTTGCGCAAGCCCCAGCGCAAAACGGGCTCATAGAAATGCACCATGGTCATTAGAACCGTAAGAATGGTAGCCACAATTCCGGTAACAAACAGGTAGTTTACAAGGGTGCTGTTGTGTGCACCCAAAGGCAGCCACTCTATGGAGAGGTAGTAAACCGCCACCAGCACCGTGATGGCAATATTAATGTAGTTGGGGAACTCCTTGCGTTTTTCGGGCCAACGATAATCGAGCAGGTTGTTTATTCCAACGGCTACCAGCGCCAAAATAGGCCAGCTGTGCCAAAGAATGGCCAAAACAACTCCCGCCGCAATTAGCACTCCATTAAATATCCTGCGGGCTTTCTTTGTGTCGATACGTATATTGAAGAAGAGGTAAACCAATGTGGGAAGCACTACTATTCCCAGCACAAAAGCGGAAATGAGCGCGAACGTTTTGGTGAAGGCTAGGGGGTGAAAGAGCTTACCCTCGGCCGCCTCCATGGCAAATACGGGCAGGAAGCTTACTATGGTTGTTGCAATGGAAGTAACAACAGCCGCGCGAACCTCGGTGGTGGCAAGGTAAATTACCGATATCAACTTCTTGCCTCTAATATCTTTATTCTCGGGCATCTCCAAATGCCGCAAGATGTTCTCCACATCCACTATGCCTATGTCCACCATTACCCCAATGGCAATGGCAATACCCGAGAGGGCCACAATGTTTGCGTCCACTCCAAAGAAGTGCATTAAGATGAACGTCATGAGGACTCCAATGGGCAGCAGCCCGGCCACAATGAGCGAAGCCCTGAGGTTTAGCACCAGCACAATAATAACGATGATGCTAATAAGTATTTCGTGCGATAGCGCCGATTCGAGGGTGCCAATAGTCTCCTTGATGAGCCCAGTTCGATCGTAAAAGGGAACAATGGTCACCTTCGATACGCTACCATCAGCTAGGGTTTTCTGCGGCAATCCCGCCTCAATCTCTTTAATCTTATTCTTTATATTGGTGATTACCTCCATTGGGTTGGAACCATACCGGGCCACCACCACTGCACCCACCGCTTCGGAGCCGTCCTTATCGAGCCCACCGCGGCGAGTTGCTGGACCAAAAGAGGTGTGGGCAACATCCTTAATGCGCACTGGGATATTGTTGCGCACTGCAATTACAGAGCCTTCGAGATCGTCTAGATTCTTAACATAACCCAAGCCACGGACAATATACTCTACGTTGTTTAACTCCACCGTTTCGGCGCCAATGTCGAGGTTGCTCTTACGCACCCCATTCATCACGTCCATAACGGTTACACCATACGCCTTAAGGGCTTCGGGGTTTATATCTACCTGATACTCCTTTACAAACCCACCTACCGATGCAACCTCCGAAACTCCTTCGGCGGTAGCCAAACCATACTTTACGTAAAAATCTTGTATGGTGCGCAACTCCTGTGGA
Above is a genomic segment from Williamwhitmania taraxaci containing:
- a CDS encoding efflux RND transporter permease subunit gives rise to the protein MFNRLVKYFLENRLITFIFLITFVVFGVVYSPFSWNTGFMPRNPIPVDAIPDIGDNQQIVATEWMGRSPKDIQDQITYPLTSALLGTPGVKTVRSTSMFGMSFIYVIFNDKVDFYWSRSRILEKLNSLPSGTLPAGVTPTLGPDATALGQIYWYTLEGRDPKTGKPNGGWNPQELRTIQDFYVKYGLATAEGVSEVASVGGFVKEYQVDINPEALKAYGVTVMDVMNGVRKSNLDIGAETVELNNVEYIVRGLGYVKNLDDLEGSVIAVRNNIPVRIKDVAHTSFGPATRRGGLDKDGSEAVGAVVVARYGSNPMEVITNIKNKIKEIEAGLPQKTLADGSVSKVTIVPFYDRTGLIKETIGTLESALSHEILISIIVIIVLVLNLRASLIVAGLLPIGVLMTFILMHFFGVDANIVALSGIAIAIGVMVDIGIVDVENILRHLEMPENKDIRGKKLISVIYLATTEVRAAVVTSIATTIVSFLPVFAMEAAEGKLFHPLAFTKTFALISAFVLGIVVLPTLVYLFFNIRIDTKKARRIFNGVLIAAGVVLAILWHSWPILALVAVGINNLLDYRWPEKRKEFPNYINIAITVLVAVYYLSIEWLPLGAHNSTLVNYLFVTGIVATILTVLMTMVHFYEPVLRWGLRNKWKFLLLPAFTLFFGVMVWQGFDRIFGFVATGAEKAGWKTFRQTSAWQGAVSTFPGTGKEFMPSLNEGSFLLMPTSMPHTSIEKNLEYIEILDKRLANIPEVAVAVGKWGRVNSALDPAPVQMFENTINYRPEYILDENGHRMRFKVDRDGSYLLINGEKYNPTKESFRVIPTDSLLHDGSGEYFRQWRPSIKKPLDIWNEIVKVTNIPGLTSAPKLQPIEARLVMLSTGMRAPMGLKVYGPDLETIEKAGLLFEQALKDVPSVKASSVFYDRAVGAPYIEIKLNREAMARYGMSVSDVQEVLQVAVGGMALSSSVEGRERFPMRVRYARELRDNPDDMKRILIPSMNGVQIPLGEIADLDYTRGAQMIRSENTFLVGYVIFDMVDGMAEVDVVEQAAATLQKKFDLGELTLDAGVSYKFAGNYEHQIRATKRLAIVIPISLLLIFLLLYFQFKTITASFIHFSGVFVAFAGGFIMLWLYGQGWFMNFDVAGVNIRDMFQMHPINLSVAVWVGFIALFGIATNDGVIMGTYIHQVFEENNPSTVKEVREAVVLAGKKRVRPAMMTTAVAVIALLPVLTSTGKGADIMVPMAIPAFGGMIIQLMTIFVVPLFQSMWREYALKRK